The Myxococcota bacterium genome includes a window with the following:
- a CDS encoding DUF5989 family protein, whose protein sequence is MAQSSGSRLSIFSELWTFMKVRKKWWLGPIVVTMLLLSVLIVLTEGSAVAPFIYALF, encoded by the coding sequence ATGGCCCAGTCGTCTGGTAGCCGCCTTTCGATCTTCAGTGAGCTCTGGACTTTCATGAAAGTCCGCAAAAAGTGGTGGCTCGGCCCGATCGTCGTGACGATGCTCTTGCTGTCGGTGCTGATCGTCCTCACCGAGGGCTCCGCCGTCGCGCCGTTCATCTACGCCCTGTTCTGA
- a CDS encoding exosortase C-terminal domain/associated protein EpsI, whose product MIKALVVFLFLGLNTYTYYFMAQDAVIPERATFQHFPMRIADWSCDGNVPLAEDVLRNLGATDTLVCDYQRASGEVVGFYVGYHATQVREEGGGAGENAIHPPAHCLPGSGWDIIDASTVPVDVSGLSEPGAGVKRLIIAKGPYRQLVYYWYQSRGRVIAEDWQKVLFVGLDRATQGRTDGALVRFTVPVERDDIESADALFRDFASRVVPELPPFVPN is encoded by the coding sequence ATGATCAAGGCGCTTGTAGTGTTTCTTTTCCTCGGCCTGAATACGTATACGTACTACTTCATGGCCCAGGACGCGGTGATTCCGGAGCGAGCCACCTTCCAACACTTCCCGATGCGAATCGCCGACTGGTCCTGTGACGGCAATGTTCCGCTGGCCGAAGACGTGCTCCGGAATCTCGGCGCGACCGATACCCTCGTCTGCGACTATCAAAGAGCTTCAGGGGAGGTTGTGGGCTTCTATGTCGGCTATCACGCCACACAAGTGCGTGAAGAGGGCGGAGGCGCGGGCGAGAACGCGATTCACCCGCCGGCGCACTGCTTGCCCGGGTCGGGATGGGACATCATCGACGCCAGCACGGTCCCCGTCGATGTCTCGGGACTCTCGGAGCCCGGCGCGGGCGTCAAACGCCTGATCATCGCCAAGGGGCCCTACCGGCAGCTGGTCTACTACTGGTACCAGTCGCGTGGTCGAGTGATCGCCGAGGACTGGCAGAAGGTCCTCTTCGTCGGGTTGGACCGAGCCACGCAGGGTCGCACGGACGGCGCGCTAGTGCGCTTTACCGTCCCCGTGGAACGCGACGACATCGAGTCGGCAGACGCCTTGTTTCGTGATTTCGCGAGTCGCGTCGTGCCGGAGCTTCCGCCCTTCGTACCGAACTGA
- a CDS encoding Gfo/Idh/MocA family oxidoreductase, whose amino-acid sequence MKQIVQSPKSGKLELVEVPAPAPSAGQVLVRNHYSVVSPGTEKMAMDFARKSLLGKARNRPDLVRQVLTKVQQEGPLPTYKAVMNRLDVPQPLGYSTAGVVVEVGAEVSGFAPGDRVACAGAGYANHAEFVAVPENLVARVPGGLELDRAAYSTLGAIAMQGLRVADPTLGEVAVVIGLGLIGQLTVQLLRANGCRVLGIDVDENRIKQALAQGAEWGAKPDDDHMPWQTLATGGYGADLVLVTAASDSSAPLQLAAELCRMKGRVAAVGATAMDLDRRTFYEKELDLRMSMSYGPGRYDRRYEEVGLDYPISYVRWTENRNLQAFLNLAASGAIDPRKLDTTTVDFADAEAAYEELAEGKRRGLAVVFRYDEASEVSASLPLPTKRTRASGDVGVAFVGAGNYAKAILLPAVKRVSGVDRRHVITATGASARRTAEKFEFANCGTDPSPVLQDDAVELVFVATQHDSHASLAGDALRAGKAVWVEKPAALDLEELAALEATIRETGGFLSVGYNRRFSPHARAIAKAFAGRGGPMAISYTVAAGSTPSGTWHVDPNVGGGRVIGEACHMVDLCTFLVGAPPSSVYARCLGRDPENEDSTILMVGFPDGSTATIAYLANASPALPKERFEVSADGRTASCDNFRSTQLPDGKPLKTLNQDKGQQAAVKEVIEAVRKGEPSPFSLEELLAVSRATILAGESQRSGRALPIDAS is encoded by the coding sequence ATGAAGCAGATCGTCCAGAGCCCGAAGAGCGGGAAGCTCGAGCTGGTGGAGGTTCCGGCGCCGGCACCGAGCGCCGGGCAGGTGCTCGTGCGGAACCACTACTCGGTGGTGTCGCCGGGCACCGAGAAGATGGCGATGGACTTCGCGCGCAAGAGCCTGCTCGGCAAGGCGCGCAACCGGCCCGACCTGGTGCGCCAGGTCCTGACCAAGGTGCAGCAGGAGGGTCCGCTCCCCACCTACAAAGCGGTGATGAATCGCCTCGATGTGCCCCAGCCCCTCGGATACTCGACGGCGGGGGTCGTGGTCGAGGTCGGTGCCGAAGTGTCCGGCTTCGCGCCGGGCGATCGCGTCGCGTGTGCAGGTGCCGGCTACGCCAATCACGCCGAGTTCGTCGCGGTGCCCGAGAACCTGGTGGCGCGCGTCCCCGGCGGCCTCGAGCTCGACCGCGCGGCCTACTCGACGCTCGGTGCGATCGCCATGCAGGGCCTCCGCGTCGCCGACCCCACCCTCGGTGAAGTCGCCGTCGTGATCGGCCTCGGCCTGATCGGGCAACTCACGGTGCAGCTCCTGCGCGCGAACGGCTGTCGCGTGCTCGGTATCGACGTCGACGAGAATCGCATCAAGCAGGCGCTGGCCCAGGGAGCCGAGTGGGGAGCGAAGCCCGACGACGATCACATGCCCTGGCAGACCCTCGCCACCGGCGGCTACGGCGCCGATCTCGTGTTGGTGACGGCGGCGTCGGACAGCTCGGCGCCGCTGCAGCTCGCCGCCGAGCTCTGCCGCATGAAGGGACGCGTCGCCGCCGTCGGCGCGACGGCGATGGACCTCGACAGGCGGACCTTCTACGAGAAGGAGCTCGACCTGCGCATGAGCATGTCGTACGGCCCGGGGCGCTACGACCGACGCTACGAAGAGGTCGGACTCGACTACCCGATCTCCTACGTGCGCTGGACCGAGAACCGCAATCTCCAGGCCTTCCTGAATCTCGCCGCCAGCGGCGCGATCGATCCGCGCAAGCTCGACACCACGACCGTCGACTTTGCCGACGCCGAAGCCGCCTACGAGGAGCTCGCCGAGGGGAAGCGGCGCGGTCTCGCCGTGGTGTTCCGCTACGACGAGGCCTCTGAGGTCTCCGCATCGCTGCCGCTCCCGACGAAGCGAACGCGTGCCTCGGGCGATGTCGGCGTCGCCTTCGTCGGTGCCGGCAACTACGCAAAGGCGATCCTGCTGCCCGCGGTCAAGCGGGTGAGCGGTGTCGACCGACGCCACGTCATCACGGCGACGGGCGCTTCGGCGCGCCGCACCGCCGAGAAGTTCGAGTTCGCGAACTGCGGGACCGACCCGTCCCCCGTCCTGCAGGACGACGCGGTCGAGCTCGTCTTCGTCGCCACCCAGCACGACAGTCACGCGAGCCTCGCGGGCGACGCGCTGCGCGCCGGGAAGGCGGTCTGGGTCGAGAAGCCCGCCGCGCTCGATCTCGAGGAGCTCGCAGCACTCGAAGCCACGATTCGCGAAACCGGGGGCTTTCTCTCGGTGGGCTACAACCGGCGCTTCTCGCCCCATGCCCGCGCGATCGCCAAGGCGTTCGCCGGCCGCGGTGGACCGATGGCGATCTCGTACACCGTGGCTGCCGGCTCGACGCCGAGCGGCACCTGGCACGTCGACCCGAACGTCGGCGGCGGACGCGTGATCGGCGAGGCCTGTCACATGGTCGACCTGTGCACGTTCCTGGTCGGCGCGCCGCCGTCCAGCGTCTACGCGCGCTGCCTGGGTCGCGATCCGGAGAACGAGGACTCGACCATCCTGATGGTCGGCTTCCCCGACGGCTCGACGGCAACCATTGCCTACCTGGCGAACGCGAGCCCGGCGCTGCCGAAGGAGCGCTTCGAAGTGTCGGCCGACGGCCGCACGGCGTCGTGCGACAACTTCCGCTCGACCCAGCTCCCCGACGGCAAACCCCTGAAGACGCTCAATCAGGACAAGGGTCAGCAGGCCGCGGTGAAGGAAGTGATCGAGGCCGTGCGCAAGGGCGAGCCGTCGCCCTTCTCTCTCGAGGAGCTCCTCGCCGTGTCGCGGGCGACGATCCTCGCGGGCGAGTCCCAGCGTTCGGGCCGCGCGCTGCCCATCGACGCTTCCTAG
- a CDS encoding carbamoyltransferase has protein sequence MNILGISAFYHDSAAALLRDGELVAAAHEERFTRKRHDPALPALATKYCLETAGLSIDDIDYVAFYDKPFIKLERILMTYIATFPRSLPSFTKSMPVWLKEKLWIPSLIGKHLGYEGEVLFAEHHQSHAASAFLPSPFDEAAILTCDGVGEWATTTQGVGRGNSFELINEVRFPHSLGLLYSAFTYYLGFKVNSAEYKVMGAAPYGEPKYVDQIFDELVDLRGDGSFKLNMKYFAYDYGLTMTNDRFAKLFGEPVRDMEGPMEQFHWDMAASIQKVTEEIVLKMVHDLHAKTGMKNLCMAGGVALNCVSNGRIIREGPFENLWVQPAAGDAGGALGAALFIHNAVLDKPRACRMDHCYWGPEYSDEAIQKYLDNRKAPYETYPRDEVIRETSRLLSEEQAVVGWFQGRMEWGPRSLGSRSILADARNKDNWGRVNLKIKFRESFRPFAPACLEEKAGEWFDIDRESPYMLLVCQVNEDRDVPAITHVDGSARLQTVRRDQHAEFYDLLAEFDRSTDCPVLINTSFNVRGEPIVCSPEDAYLCFMRTNMDVLVLGNQILRKEEQPELREDVDWRELYALD, from the coding sequence TTGAACATTCTCGGGATCTCGGCCTTCTATCACGACTCTGCGGCGGCGCTGCTCCGGGACGGCGAGCTGGTCGCAGCAGCCCACGAGGAGCGCTTCACGCGCAAGCGCCACGATCCCGCCTTGCCCGCCCTCGCGACGAAGTACTGCCTCGAAACGGCAGGCCTCTCGATCGACGACATCGACTACGTCGCGTTCTACGACAAACCGTTCATCAAGCTCGAGCGCATCCTGATGACGTACATCGCGACGTTCCCGCGCTCGCTGCCGTCGTTCACGAAGTCGATGCCGGTCTGGCTCAAGGAGAAGCTCTGGATCCCGAGCCTGATCGGGAAGCACCTCGGCTACGAGGGCGAGGTGCTCTTCGCGGAGCACCATCAGTCCCACGCCGCATCGGCGTTCCTGCCTTCCCCCTTCGACGAGGCAGCGATCCTCACCTGTGACGGCGTCGGCGAGTGGGCCACCACCACCCAGGGCGTGGGCCGGGGCAACAGCTTCGAGCTGATCAACGAAGTGCGGTTCCCGCACTCGCTGGGCCTGCTCTACAGCGCCTTCACCTACTACCTCGGCTTCAAGGTCAACAGCGCCGAGTACAAGGTCATGGGCGCCGCGCCCTACGGGGAGCCGAAGTACGTCGATCAGATCTTCGACGAGCTCGTCGACCTGCGTGGTGACGGCTCGTTCAAGCTGAACATGAAGTACTTCGCGTACGACTACGGCTTGACCATGACGAACGACCGCTTCGCGAAGCTCTTCGGCGAGCCCGTCCGGGACATGGAAGGCCCGATGGAGCAGTTCCACTGGGACATGGCCGCGAGCATCCAGAAGGTCACCGAAGAGATCGTTCTGAAGATGGTGCACGACCTCCACGCTAAGACCGGGATGAAGAATCTCTGCATGGCGGGCGGGGTGGCGCTGAACTGCGTCTCGAATGGCCGCATCATCCGCGAGGGCCCGTTCGAGAACTTGTGGGTCCAGCCCGCGGCGGGCGACGCCGGTGGAGCCCTAGGCGCTGCGCTCTTCATCCACAACGCGGTGCTCGATAAGCCGCGCGCCTGCCGCATGGACCACTGCTACTGGGGCCCCGAGTACAGCGACGAGGCGATCCAGAAGTACCTCGACAATCGCAAAGCGCCGTACGAGACCTACCCGCGCGACGAGGTGATCCGCGAGACGAGCCGTCTGCTCTCCGAGGAGCAGGCGGTGGTCGGGTGGTTCCAGGGCCGCATGGAATGGGGCCCGCGCTCGCTCGGTAGCCGCAGCATCCTCGCCGACGCGCGCAACAAGGACAACTGGGGCCGGGTCAATCTCAAGATCAAGTTCCGCGAGAGCTTCCGGCCCTTCGCGCCGGCCTGCCTCGAAGAGAAGGCGGGGGAGTGGTTCGACATCGATCGCGAGAGCCCGTACATGCTCCTCGTCTGTCAGGTGAACGAAGATCGGGACGTTCCCGCGATCACCCACGTCGACGGCTCAGCGCGGCTCCAGACCGTGCGCCGGGATCAGCACGCCGAGTTCTACGACCTGCTGGCCGAGTTCGACCGAAGCACCGACTGCCCGGTGTTGATCAATACGTCGTTCAACGTGCGGGGCGAGCCCATCGTGTGTTCACCGGAAGACGCGTACCTCTGCTTCATGCGAACGAACATGGACGTTCTCGTGCTCGGAAATCAGATCCTCCGCAAGGAGGAGCAGCCCGAACTGCGCGAAGACGTCGATTGGCGCGAACTCTACGCGCTCGACTGA
- a CDS encoding polysaccharide biosynthesis/export family protein: MTVVAMGCFGRALSPPPPDPTPTDRAPYTIGVTDVLRISVWKNPEITVDVPVRADGMVSLALIDDVQAEGLTPQELKEVITRELSEFITNPDVTIIVLQMNSRFVSVLGEVRQETRVPLTRDLRVLEVIALAGGFDTFADKSDVRIVRRGDDGSEAEYRFNYSAYIRGRAPGTNIVLLPGDTIIVPD, from the coding sequence GTGACGGTCGTGGCCATGGGCTGCTTCGGCCGTGCCCTGAGCCCGCCGCCGCCGGATCCGACTCCCACCGACCGCGCTCCGTACACCATCGGGGTGACGGACGTGCTGCGGATCAGCGTGTGGAAGAACCCGGAGATCACGGTCGACGTACCCGTCCGCGCGGACGGCATGGTTTCACTGGCGCTGATCGATGACGTGCAGGCGGAAGGGCTGACGCCCCAAGAGCTCAAAGAGGTGATCACCCGAGAGCTCTCGGAGTTCATCACCAACCCCGACGTCACGATCATCGTGCTCCAGATGAACAGCCGTTTCGTGTCGGTCCTCGGCGAAGTTCGTCAGGAGACCCGTGTCCCCCTCACTCGCGACCTGCGGGTGCTCGAGGTGATCGCCCTCGCGGGCGGCTTCGACACCTTCGCGGACAAGTCGGACGTGCGCATCGTCCGGCGTGGCGACGATGGCAGTGAGGCGGAGTACCGCTTCAACTACAGCGCCTACATCCGGGGTCGAGCACCAGGAACGAACATCGTTCTCCTGCCCGGAGACACGATCATCGTTCCGGACTGA
- a CDS encoding glycosyltransferase family 1 protein has translation MSTPVHAEIDSRKTTRVLVNALSLTHGGGRSYILNVLRELSGDQRGCDVTFLVAEGQLTDDECAGIRVRFVRLPPKPAALRLLLRVLFEQIVVPILAMRYDVLFCVADMTPALAGTPTVVILRNLNIYDHRFYDDLRLRTLNLLTRVGLRRVSKVLFPTRAAADLIRRSVAIPESRVVVNPYGIAQESFDTTAGPIDTERPFLFTPAAIERHKNLGVAIQSLQHVRSSNLELWLVGPDQGDPGYLEELRRLAATEGVEDRVRFVGPVPYSEIQRYYLGATALLFPSEIETYGHPIVEAMLAGTPIIASDIPAFRELAGQAGRYFPTRDPRALAAVIEELLSDAPGAEDRRAIGHRRAAELNWARHVDTLCETLRDSAGSNGD, from the coding sequence ATGAGCACCCCGGTCCACGCGGAGATCGACTCACGCAAAACAACCCGCGTCCTTGTGAACGCGCTGTCTCTCACGCACGGCGGGGGGCGCAGCTACATCCTGAACGTGCTTCGGGAGCTCAGCGGCGATCAACGCGGCTGCGACGTCACCTTCCTCGTCGCGGAGGGGCAGCTGACCGATGATGAGTGCGCAGGCATCCGCGTTCGTTTCGTGCGGCTTCCTCCGAAGCCGGCCGCCCTGCGCCTGCTGCTTCGCGTGCTCTTCGAGCAGATCGTGGTACCGATCCTGGCAATGAGGTACGACGTCCTCTTCTGTGTGGCCGATATGACTCCTGCTTTGGCGGGCACGCCAACAGTCGTCATCTTGCGCAACCTGAACATCTACGATCACCGCTTCTACGACGATCTACGCCTACGGACTCTCAATCTACTCACCCGCGTCGGACTCCGGCGCGTCTCCAAGGTTTTGTTTCCCACGCGAGCGGCGGCGGACTTGATTCGTCGGAGCGTCGCGATCCCGGAATCGCGCGTCGTCGTGAACCCATACGGAATCGCACAAGAGAGCTTCGACACCACGGCCGGTCCGATTGATACGGAGCGACCCTTCCTCTTCACGCCGGCGGCCATCGAACGCCACAAGAACCTGGGAGTTGCGATCCAAAGCCTGCAGCACGTACGAAGCTCGAACCTCGAGCTATGGCTCGTCGGTCCCGACCAGGGCGATCCCGGCTATCTGGAGGAGCTTCGACGTCTGGCGGCCACGGAAGGGGTCGAGGATCGGGTTCGCTTCGTCGGCCCGGTCCCATACTCCGAGATTCAGCGGTACTACCTCGGCGCGACAGCGCTGCTCTTTCCGTCGGAGATCGAGACCTACGGACACCCGATCGTGGAAGCGATGCTGGCGGGGACGCCCATCATCGCCTCCGACATTCCGGCGTTTCGCGAACTCGCCGGTCAGGCGGGCCGATACTTCCCAACCCGCGATCCCCGCGCACTCGCCGCGGTCATCGAGGAGCTGCTCTCCGACGCACCAGGCGCAGAGGACAGGCGCGCGATCGGGCATCGGCGTGCAGCCGAACTCAACTGGGCGCGACACGTCGATACGCTCTGCGAGACCCTGCGCGACAGCGCAGGGTCGAACGGTGACTGA
- a CDS encoding sigma-54 dependent transcriptional regulator — protein sequence MASNETNDAPLEPFRVLVIDDDPGVRDYMEALVSRRGYRVAVAEDGEQALAGLDDTRPDVITLDVVLPGMDGLETLKRLKQRIPDVPVVMLSGHGQARNIVEAMRLGASDFLRKPFEVEELDLAFQKALEKRALKQEVERLRGRARSETELLLLCGDNPKMREVREIIEQVADTDITVLVRGESGTGKELVARTIFQLSGRREQPFVKVNCAALPSELLESELFGFEKGAFTGAQKRKLGKFEYANHGTIFLDEISEMHPALQAKLLQVLQDGEFSRLGGESDVRVDTRIIAATNRNLEEAVQDQSFREDLYYRLNVVTVHIPPLRERTDGIPLLVDHFLQKNNEQYRKDVSALSSETMDVFMKYHWPGNVRELENMVRRMVVLGNESTVLEEISLRGNAPVVVSEPEESPLDLAAATADLANGEAIDLKAISRRAAQVAEKRVIERVLQQTRWNRKVAAEKLQISYKALLYKMKENGLSERR from the coding sequence ATGGCCAGCAACGAAACGAACGACGCTCCGCTCGAACCCTTCCGCGTACTCGTGATCGATGACGACCCGGGCGTCCGCGACTACATGGAGGCGCTCGTCAGTCGCCGCGGTTACCGCGTGGCGGTCGCGGAAGACGGGGAGCAGGCGCTGGCGGGCCTCGACGACACGCGTCCCGACGTGATCACCCTCGACGTCGTGCTGCCGGGGATGGACGGCCTCGAGACCTTGAAGCGCTTGAAGCAGCGCATTCCCGACGTGCCCGTCGTCATGCTCTCCGGGCATGGTCAGGCGCGGAACATCGTCGAGGCGATGCGGCTCGGGGCCTCCGATTTCCTGCGCAAGCCCTTCGAAGTCGAGGAACTCGATCTCGCCTTCCAGAAGGCGCTCGAGAAGCGCGCGCTGAAGCAAGAGGTCGAGCGGCTGCGCGGTCGCGCGCGCTCCGAGACCGAGCTGCTGCTCCTCTGCGGCGACAACCCGAAGATGCGCGAGGTCCGCGAGATCATCGAGCAGGTCGCAGACACCGACATCACCGTGCTCGTCCGCGGGGAGAGCGGCACCGGCAAGGAGCTCGTCGCCCGCACCATCTTCCAGCTCTCGGGACGGCGCGAGCAGCCCTTCGTGAAGGTCAACTGCGCCGCGCTGCCGTCGGAGCTGCTCGAGAGCGAGCTCTTCGGGTTCGAGAAGGGGGCCTTCACCGGCGCCCAGAAGCGGAAGCTCGGCAAGTTCGAGTACGCGAACCACGGCACGATCTTCCTGGATGAGATCAGCGAGATGCACCCGGCGCTGCAGGCGAAGCTGCTCCAGGTGTTGCAGGACGGCGAGTTCTCGCGCCTGGGCGGCGAGAGCGATGTGCGGGTCGACACCCGAATCATCGCCGCAACGAACCGAAACCTCGAAGAGGCCGTCCAAGATCAGAGCTTCCGAGAAGACCTCTACTACCGCCTCAACGTGGTGACGGTGCACATTCCGCCGTTGCGCGAGCGCACCGATGGCATCCCGCTCCTGGTCGATCACTTCCTGCAGAAGAACAACGAGCAGTACCGCAAGGACGTCAGCGCCCTCTCGTCCGAGACGATGGATGTCTTCATGAAGTACCACTGGCCCGGAAACGTGCGGGAACTCGAGAACATGGTCCGGCGCATGGTGGTACTGGGGAACGAATCCACCGTGCTGGAAGAGATCTCACTGCGTGGGAACGCCCCCGTCGTGGTTTCCGAGCCGGAGGAATCTCCCCTCGACCTGGCCGCAGCGACCGCGGATCTCGCCAACGGCGAAGCGATAGATCTCAAGGCGATCTCGCGACGTGCCGCACAAGTTGCAGAGAAACGTGTGATCGAGCGCGTCCTTCAACAGACCCGTTGGAACCGAAAAGTGGCCGCCGAGAAGTTGCAGATCAGCTACAAGGCGCTGCTTTACAAGATGAAAGAAAACGGTCTCAGCGAGCGCCGCTAG
- a CDS encoding DUF362 domain-containing protein yields the protein MIPVGLARTQPHYRDLAPPYGPGKAFPELEPLLGAAASEGSSNHVYEAVRAALFAAGLDADRFGTPDWNPLGALVPRGSRIVLKPNFIRHWNPIEDASVDCVITHGSIVRAVADYAFLAAGSEGSVAIAEAPQHDCEWERLANLVGLAELSAFYEATLGRELEIIDLRREEVTYSDGVIVDRRERPGDPAGYRLVDLGDRSAFTGSGLDPKRFRGADYDPGPTSRHHMGGRNEYLLSETVLSADLVVNLPKLKTHKKTGVTLALKNLVGINGDKNLLPHHSVGSPDQGGDEFPGAAAVDKVRSFATEVARALLKRGIGTRLVRWVRRAENATRGEDFIRSGNWHGNRTTWRMCVDLNRCLYYSNAEGEHFEASAPVRRVLTLLDGVIAGEGEGPLAPRDVPLGVVIASTDPVALDLAAIRLMGFDERRIPKVWERLRDEVLPISEVRDPGDVRVYEVSDPGAAPVARRLDEIESPHTFEAHPGWRRHIERDPQ from the coding sequence ATGATCCCGGTCGGTCTCGCCCGCACCCAGCCCCACTACCGCGACCTGGCCCCGCCCTACGGCCCGGGAAAAGCGTTTCCCGAGCTCGAGCCGCTGCTCGGCGCCGCCGCGTCCGAGGGCTCCTCCAACCACGTCTACGAAGCCGTGCGCGCCGCCCTGTTCGCCGCCGGACTCGACGCGGATCGCTTCGGCACGCCCGACTGGAACCCGCTCGGCGCGCTGGTCCCGCGCGGCTCGCGCATCGTGCTCAAGCCGAACTTCATCCGGCACTGGAACCCGATCGAGGACGCCAGCGTCGATTGCGTGATCACGCATGGCTCGATCGTGCGCGCCGTCGCCGACTACGCGTTCCTCGCCGCGGGCAGCGAGGGATCCGTCGCCATTGCCGAGGCGCCCCAACACGACTGCGAGTGGGAACGCCTCGCCAACCTGGTCGGGCTCGCGGAGCTCTCCGCCTTCTACGAGGCCACGCTCGGGCGCGAGCTCGAGATCATCGACCTGCGCCGCGAGGAAGTCACCTACAGCGACGGTGTGATCGTCGATCGTCGCGAGCGACCCGGGGATCCGGCCGGCTACCGCCTGGTCGACCTCGGGGATCGCAGCGCGTTCACCGGCTCGGGGCTCGACCCGAAGCGCTTCCGGGGTGCCGACTACGACCCGGGCCCGACGTCGCGCCACCACATGGGCGGTCGCAACGAGTACCTGTTGTCGGAGACCGTGCTCTCTGCCGATCTCGTCGTGAATCTGCCGAAGCTGAAGACCCACAAGAAGACCGGCGTCACGCTGGCGCTCAAGAATCTCGTGGGCATCAACGGCGACAAGAACCTCCTTCCCCACCACTCGGTGGGCTCACCGGACCAGGGGGGCGACGAGTTCCCCGGCGCCGCCGCCGTCGACAAGGTGCGCAGCTTTGCCACCGAGGTCGCCCGCGCCCTGCTCAAGCGCGGCATCGGCACCCGCCTGGTGCGTTGGGTGCGACGGGCGGAGAACGCAACCCGCGGCGAGGACTTCATCCGCAGCGGCAACTGGCACGGCAACCGCACGACCTGGCGCATGTGCGTCGACCTGAACCGCTGCCTCTACTACAGCAACGCCGAAGGCGAGCATTTCGAGGCCAGCGCTCCCGTGCGACGCGTCCTCACGCTGCTGGACGGCGTGATCGCCGGCGAGGGCGAGGGACCGCTCGCCCCCCGCGACGTCCCCCTCGGTGTCGTGATCGCCTCCACCGACCCGGTGGCGCTCGACCTCGCCGCCATCCGCCTGATGGGCTTCGACGAACGCCGCATCCCGAAGGTCTGGGAGCGCCTGCGCGACGAAGTGCTCCCCATCAGCGAGGTCCGCGATCCCGGCGACGTGCGGGTCTACGAGGTGAGTGACCCGGGCGCCGCGCCGGTGGCGCGCCGCCTCGACGAGATCGAGAGTCCCCACACCTTCGAAGCCCACCCGGGCTGGCGCCGCCACATCGAGAGAGACCCGCAATGA
- the xrtA gene encoding exosortase A encodes MSRHFALGASALASAAAFAVFAPVIYYMVRHWGAVDDYSHGFLIAPLAAYFAFERRKKLARTPIEPSWWGIVPLALGALALAIGRLGVELMAMRVGFVLTFIGIQVLLLGIPIFRVLTFPLLFLFLMVPLPQSLVNVVAFPLQLFAADIAVNSLHLFGLPVLREGNIIHLPTTQLFVAEACSGLRSLMALGTLGVVFAYFFRTSWLERTILVLSTIPIAVLVNAFRVGLTGFLTYTYGTEMAEGAIHTTEGFFTFGTAFALLMLEAWLLTQFLEYWRNRNGGTPA; translated from the coding sequence GTGTCGCGGCATTTCGCGTTAGGCGCCTCTGCGCTGGCGAGCGCGGCGGCCTTCGCCGTCTTCGCGCCGGTGATCTACTACATGGTGCGCCATTGGGGAGCGGTGGATGACTACTCCCACGGCTTCCTAATTGCCCCGCTCGCCGCCTACTTCGCGTTCGAACGTCGGAAGAAGCTGGCCCGCACCCCCATCGAGCCGAGCTGGTGGGGGATCGTGCCCTTGGCTCTGGGAGCCCTGGCGCTGGCGATCGGGCGGCTCGGTGTCGAGTTGATGGCGATGCGCGTCGGGTTCGTGCTCACGTTCATCGGGATCCAAGTGCTGCTCCTCGGGATCCCGATCTTTCGGGTATTGACCTTCCCACTACTCTTCCTCTTCCTGATGGTTCCGCTCCCCCAATCCCTGGTGAACGTGGTCGCCTTCCCGCTCCAGCTCTTCGCGGCCGACATCGCCGTGAACAGCCTGCACCTGTTCGGGCTCCCGGTGCTACGCGAGGGAAACATCATTCACCTCCCGACGACTCAACTGTTCGTCGCCGAGGCTTGCAGCGGCCTGCGCTCGCTCATGGCCCTGGGCACGCTGGGCGTGGTGTTCGCCTACTTCTTCCGGACGTCTTGGCTCGAGCGGACGATCCTCGTGCTTTCGACGATCCCGATTGCCGTACTGGTGAACGCGTTCCGGGTCGGGCTTACCGGCTTCTTGACCTACACCTATGGCACCGAGATGGCCGAGGGCGCCATCCACACCACCGAAGGCTTCTTCACCTTCGGCACGGCCTTCGCACTGCTCATGCTCGAAGCATGGCTTCTGACCCAGTTCCTTGAGTACTGGCGCAACCGCAACGGGGGAACCCCGGCATGA